ACCATGATCAAGTAAAAAATGCTTTAATAAAAGATGGTTGGATTGTCATAGCTGATCCTTATCAAATTAAATATAAAGATGCTCAGTTATTTGCAGATTTAGCACTAGAAAAGCCTATTGCACTCAAAAAAGACCATAATAAAATAATAGTAGAAATTAAAAGTTTTTTGAGTCCTTCACCCATGAAAGATTTTGAAATGGCTTTAGGACAATACATTTTGTATCGCAATTTAATCAATTTAACTGAACCTGAATACAAAATCTTTTTAGCTATAAAAGATACTATTTATCAAAACTTTTTTCTGAGAGATTCTATTCAGGATGTACTGAAAATAAACCAATTATTTTTAATTGTTGTTGATGTGGAAAAAGAGGTAGTTTTACAATGGATAAATTAGCAAAATATCGAAATATAATTAAAAAAACGTTGACAGAATACCATGAATGGGTATCTGGATCAAGTAATTTGCAACAAGAAAGTTGTCTTGTTTTTGATGAGATTCATGATCAATATTTTTGGCTTTTTATGGGTTGGGAAGGCAAGAAAAAGTTTAGAAATATTCAAGTTCATATCCGCATAAAAAATCAGAAAATTTATATCGAAGAAGATTGGACAGAAGAAGGTATTGCCACAGAATTATTAAATGAAGATGTCTCTAAAAATGATATTGTCTTAGCTTTTCATGATCCAGAAACTCGTCAATATACTGACTTTGCAGTGGCTTAATTTTTCGATTAGTTTATTTTCTACCTACTTCACTATATAATTAATTATGGCTCACAATTAAACAAAAAAAATGCTATCAAAAATAATTAATTTAAGTTTAGCTTTTATACTGACATTTGTAACTATTATTAATCCTGTTTGGGCATTAGATTACACCAAAAGAGATTTATTTGAAGCCGATTTTTCAGGGCAAGATTTAAGCGGTTCAACTTTTAATAAAGCCAATTTACGCAGTAGTAATTTAAGTCATGCTAACTTACAAAGAGTTAGTTTTTTTGGTGCAAATATGGATTCTGCTAATTTGGAGGGCGCCGATTTAACCAATGCCGTTTTAGATTCGGCTCGATTGACCAGGGCAAATTTAGAAAATGCTATCTTAGAAGGAGCATTTGCCACTAACACCAAGTTTGAAAAAGCTACGGTGAAGGGCGCTGATTTCACAGATGTTATTTTGCGCCCTGATGTGGAAGAAATATTATGCGCTATGGCAGAAGGCACCAACCCTGTTACCGGCAGAAATACCCGTGATACTTTATTTTGTCCTTAATTTTTCTTGGTGGGCATTATCCACCCTACTAATACTTAACTTTTTTGCTCTATTCACCGTATATCGGGCTTCTAGCCCGATTTTGACAAAATTCCATTGCCCATACCACTGATTTAACACCCCTACTTATGTCTTACAGTCGCTTAACTCTCAAACAAGAATTACTCAGCACCATCAAAAATACTGCCGTTAATTTAGGTATTAATCCAGAATATCCCATTAACGATCAAATGATCTCTTCTGGAGTAATTAGTCAGATTAGCGATTTAACAGAAAAATTAGAAAAACTTAATCCTTTTCCGAAACCTTTACAATTTACCGCTAATTTACTCGATGGTAATTGGCAATTACATTATTCTACGGCGAGAGAAATTAGATTTTTAAATAAATTACCT
This is a stretch of genomic DNA from Cyanobacterium sp. T60_A2020_053. It encodes these proteins:
- a CDS encoding XisH family protein, which translates into the protein MPKKDKYHDQVKNALIKDGWIVIADPYQIKYKDAQLFADLALEKPIALKKDHNKIIVEIKSFLSPSPMKDFEMALGQYILYRNLINLTEPEYKIFLAIKDTIYQNFFLRDSIQDVLKINQLFLIVVDVEKEVVLQWIN
- a CDS encoding XisI protein gives rise to the protein MDKLAKYRNIIKKTLTEYHEWVSGSSNLQQESCLVFDEIHDQYFWLFMGWEGKKKFRNIQVHIRIKNQKIYIEEDWTEEGIATELLNEDVSKNDIVLAFHDPETRQYTDFAVA
- a CDS encoding pentapeptide repeat-containing protein, whose protein sequence is MLSKIINLSLAFILTFVTIINPVWALDYTKRDLFEADFSGQDLSGSTFNKANLRSSNLSHANLQRVSFFGANMDSANLEGADLTNAVLDSARLTRANLENAILEGAFATNTKFEKATVKGADFTDVILRPDVEEILCAMAEGTNPVTGRNTRDTLFCP